In a genomic window of Candidatus Bathyarchaeota archaeon:
- a CDS encoding HD domain-containing protein — protein sequence MPKAYWGEIKDPVHGYVYVTDAEKIIIDSYPMQRLRRLRQLAGSEYVYPGANHTRFEHSLGVMYLAGQVLVNPNISRVVNDEEVDVCRIAALLHDCGHGPFSHVFEHLLIKNLEKTHEDLTAWIIEKSELADKLSKRGFDPRQVAALAVGKLHKPSRAFLDQIISSAVDVDKQDYIMRDTYHTGAEYGFIDVYRLIHALDILGENLAVELGALSALEAFMIARIESFKSIYFHRVGRAAQIMLAAAMEKANNELNLTSFTTPEEYLELDDYTVWTALKRCKASQEIINNLENRRMLKCAYERTFYEKDTLSSNLFGRESYRRQIQSEIAKEAQVDLDAVIIDVPTVASVPYHHAVLMESMEIPVFTRRQAGEKMLQRLSESSKIIETLKGFMNILRVYTDQTHRAEVEKATAKILGKIPSATKISF from the coding sequence GTGCCGAAAGCTTACTGGGGAGAAATCAAAGACCCCGTCCATGGATATGTCTACGTTACGGATGCAGAAAAAATCATCATTGACTCCTACCCCATGCAGCGGCTACGTAGACTCCGCCAACTGGCAGGCTCAGAATACGTGTACCCCGGCGCCAACCATACGCGCTTCGAACACAGCTTAGGCGTCATGTATCTTGCAGGTCAAGTGCTGGTTAACCCCAACATCTCCCGCGTAGTCAACGACGAAGAAGTGGATGTCTGCCGCATCGCCGCCCTACTTCATGACTGTGGACATGGTCCCTTCTCCCACGTGTTTGAGCATCTGTTAATAAAAAACCTTGAAAAAACCCATGAAGACCTAACCGCATGGATTATTGAGAAAAGTGAATTAGCCGACAAACTCTCCAAAAGAGGCTTTGACCCCCGACAAGTCGCCGCCTTAGCGGTAGGCAAGTTACATAAGCCAAGCAGGGCGTTTTTGGACCAAATCATCAGCAGCGCAGTGGATGTGGATAAACAGGACTACATTATGCGCGACACTTACCACACGGGTGCAGAGTATGGCTTCATAGATGTTTACCGCCTAATCCATGCACTTGACATTTTAGGTGAGAACTTGGCAGTAGAGTTGGGGGCGCTCTCAGCACTAGAGGCATTCATGATTGCCCGTATTGAATCGTTCAAAAGCATCTATTTCCATCGTGTGGGAAGAGCTGCCCAAATTATGCTAGCCGCCGCCATGGAGAAAGCCAACAACGAACTCAACTTAACCAGCTTTACAACCCCCGAAGAATACCTGGAGCTGGACGATTACACGGTGTGGACTGCACTCAAAAGATGCAAAGCCTCCCAAGAAATCATAAACAACCTTGAAAACCGCCGCATGCTCAAATGCGCCTACGAACGTACCTTCTACGAAAAAGACACCCTGAGTTCAAACTTATTTGGACGAGAATCCTACCGCCGGCAGATACAGAGCGAAATCGCCAAAGAAGCCCAAGTAGACCTTGACGCAGTCATAATTGATGTACCAACTGTCGCGTCGGTACCTTACCATCACGCGGTACTCATGGAATCCATGGAGATCCCCGTGTTCACGCGGCGCCAAGCAGGAGAAAAAATGCTCCAACGCCTCAGTGAAAGCTCAAAGATTATTGAAACCCTCAAGGGCTTCATGAACATCCTACGAGTATACACCGACCAGACCCACCGCGCCGAAGTAGAGAAAGCAACCGCCAAAATCTTAGGAAAAATCCCTTCAGCAACAAAAATCTCTTTTTAG
- a CDS encoding ABC transporter permease, whose amino-acid sequence MANPKRIFADFKVFSVGYLRNKFGLFFGLIFPVILILIFGAIFSGGSSGTVNVYVQNQDTGPFAVPQMDIGSQFLSALNESSTIRVITVNASENFADYLASHSASDGIVIPAHFSADYIAGNKVNITVYGNPASSTSGIVSGTVSGYANYFNLQRYNGTNVIGMTTATVNTQQTNYVDFLIPGLIGFSILTSPMFSLVNISSEYKKNKLFKQLSLTPLTKMEWLTSKVIWYIVLTIAGFLLMVGVGILVFGAHVTLSPWLIPFLVLGPMLFAALGMLVGTVTKSPETAGVIGNIVTFPMMFLAGTFFPISSMPEYLQAFAHVLPLFYVTEGLNNVMVYNNIPNAIFDIVVLAVITVVIFTLAVKLFKWRED is encoded by the coding sequence ATGGCAAATCCAAAACGCATATTTGCAGACTTTAAAGTATTCAGTGTCGGATATCTACGTAACAAATTCGGATTATTCTTCGGGTTAATTTTCCCAGTAATCTTGATTTTGATTTTCGGCGCCATCTTTTCAGGCGGCAGCTCCGGAACCGTAAATGTCTATGTACAAAACCAAGATACGGGTCCATTTGCGGTGCCTCAGATGGATATTGGCTCCCAATTTCTATCGGCACTTAACGAATCAAGCACTATCAGAGTGATAACGGTTAATGCTTCAGAGAATTTTGCTGATTACTTAGCCTCGCATTCGGCATCGGATGGCATAGTTATACCTGCACATTTCTCAGCGGACTATATTGCTGGAAACAAAGTGAACATTACAGTTTATGGCAACCCAGCCTCGAGCACCAGTGGCATAGTCAGCGGAACCGTTAGTGGATACGCCAACTACTTCAACCTGCAAAGATACAACGGAACCAACGTCATTGGCATGACCACCGCCACCGTCAACACCCAACAAACCAATTACGTCGACTTCCTTATCCCAGGCTTAATCGGTTTCTCCATCCTAACCAGCCCAATGTTCTCCCTAGTCAACATATCCTCGGAATACAAGAAGAACAAGCTCTTCAAACAGCTCTCCCTGACCCCACTAACCAAGATGGAGTGGTTAACTTCCAAAGTCATCTGGTACATCGTGCTCACAATTGCAGGGTTCCTTTTGATGGTCGGCGTCGGCATCTTAGTCTTCGGCGCCCACGTTACCCTATCACCATGGTTAATACCCTTCTTGGTTTTGGGTCCAATGCTCTTTGCAGCGTTAGGTATGCTGGTCGGCACAGTAACCAAGAGTCCTGAAACAGCAGGCGTCATCGGCAACATCGTCACATTCCCCATGATGTTCTTGGCAGGCACGTTTTTCCCCATCAGCAGCATGCCCGAGTACCTGCAAGCCTTCGCCCACGTACTGCCATTATTCTACGTGACTGAAGGCTTAAACAACGTCATGGTGTACAACAACATACCAAACGCAATCTTTGACATTGTTGTCCTTGCAGTCATAACGGTGGTTATCTTCACTTTGGCAGTTAAACTGTTTAAGTGGAGAGAAGACTAA
- a CDS encoding ABC transporter ATP-binding protein has translation MTSLKKAYGSLKAVDGISFDVKEGEVFGLLGPNGAGKTTTIEIMEGLRERDAGDVKILGFDPWKNGYALHKKIGVIPQNFTFFEKTTPREAINYYASLFDTKVDADQILREVLLEDMANTNFENLSGGQKQKTGLALSLVNSPELLFLDEPTTGLDPNARRAIWEVIRRLKAKGKTIILTTHYLDEAQQLSDRVAIMDHGHIVAMGTTEEIIQKHGSGERLEIQGDQKLADYIKANTELQVDFDAAKEVITIPLKKRIDALAALAAAEQSGMDWGNIQTRMDSLDDVFIKLVSEPLGESSEEMPTEENKSKKRRR, from the coding sequence GTGACCTCACTTAAAAAAGCGTATGGCAGCCTCAAAGCAGTTGACGGCATCAGCTTCGACGTCAAAGAAGGCGAAGTCTTCGGGCTACTGGGACCTAACGGCGCAGGCAAAACCACAACCATCGAAATCATGGAAGGACTGCGTGAACGCGACGCCGGAGACGTCAAAATCCTCGGCTTCGACCCCTGGAAAAATGGGTATGCGCTACACAAAAAAATCGGCGTCATCCCCCAGAACTTCACGTTCTTCGAAAAGACAACGCCCAGAGAAGCCATCAACTACTACGCAAGTCTATTTGACACCAAAGTTGACGCAGACCAGATTCTGCGAGAGGTTCTTTTAGAAGATATGGCAAACACAAACTTTGAAAACCTCTCCGGCGGGCAAAAACAAAAAACAGGTCTTGCCCTCTCACTGGTTAACTCGCCAGAGTTGCTCTTTCTTGACGAACCAACCACAGGCTTGGACCCTAATGCGCGACGCGCCATCTGGGAAGTCATCCGCCGCCTTAAAGCCAAAGGCAAAACCATCATCTTAACCACCCACTACTTAGACGAAGCCCAACAACTAAGCGACAGAGTTGCAATCATGGATCACGGCCACATCGTTGCTATGGGGACCACCGAAGAGATCATCCAGAAACATGGCTCAGGCGAACGCCTAGAAATACAGGGCGACCAAAAATTAGCTGACTACATAAAAGCTAACACGGAATTACAGGTAGACTTCGACGCAGCTAAAGAAGTAATCACAATTCCCCTCAAAAAGAGAATTGATGCTTTAGCAGCGTTAGCAGCGGCAGAGCAGTCTGGAATGGATTGGGGCAACATTCAAACTCGAATGGATAGCCTCGACGACGTTTTCATAAAACTCGTCAGCGAACCCCTTGGCGAATCGTCAGAAGAGATGCCAACAGAGGAAAACAAAAGTAAAAAACGGAGGCGCTAA
- a CDS encoding UPF0147 family protein, whose protein sequence is MVRKKKAEEYEAKIKQALVVLGEVSEDSTTPRNIRRSAKDAMNALQGTEYTAAVKASNAVALLDEILQDPNMPPYTRVKLWNVMSFIEAIKD, encoded by the coding sequence ATGGTTCGGAAAAAGAAAGCTGAAGAATACGAAGCTAAAATTAAGCAGGCTTTAGTTGTGCTGGGCGAAGTTTCTGAAGATAGCACGACTCCACGTAACATTCGGCGAAGCGCCAAAGACGCCATGAACGCTCTGCAAGGCACCGAATACACCGCCGCAGTGAAGGCTTCTAACGCGGTTGCGCTCCTAGACGAGATTCTCCAAGACCCTAACATGCCACCCTACACCAGAGTTAAACTCTGGAACGTTATGAGCTTCATAGAAGCCATAAAAGATTAA
- a CDS encoding PadR family transcriptional regulator, which produces MATKPDNIDELLSDFSRFYILTILYEGPVHGYSIISQFKRRVKKEISPSLVYPFLQQLEEKGLVTHTEKPVGEKERKIFELTPAGRELCTGLFKRFAELVTIAIEPSLDVCAHCGCKVYEGAYREVIDGVEMAFCCIHCAKSYKECKKAAKQK; this is translated from the coding sequence ATGGCAACAAAACCCGACAACATAGACGAGTTACTCAGCGATTTTAGCCGCTTCTACATACTCACCATACTCTACGAAGGCCCCGTCCACGGATATAGCATAATCAGCCAATTCAAACGACGCGTCAAAAAAGAAATCAGCCCCAGCCTCGTCTACCCCTTCCTACAGCAACTTGAAGAAAAAGGACTCGTTACCCACACCGAAAAACCCGTCGGCGAAAAAGAACGCAAAATCTTCGAGCTAACCCCTGCAGGCAGAGAACTCTGCACAGGTCTCTTCAAACGCTTCGCCGAGCTGGTAACCATAGCCATTGAACCCAGCCTTGACGTCTGTGCACATTGCGGCTGTAAAGTTTACGAAGGCGCCTACCGCGAAGTCATAGACGGCGTAGAGATGGCGTTTTGCTGCATACATTGTGCCAAGTCATACAAAGAATGCAAAAAAGCAGCCAAACAAAAATAA